The following are from one region of the Methanomassiliicoccales archaeon LGM-DZ1 genome:
- the trxA gene encoding thioredoxin yields the protein MVTELNEQTFSTFVKQDGVVLVDCWAPWCGPCRRMGPIIDQLSEELPDVKVGKLNTDENQAVARTFGISAIPTLLFFVDGVQQESLIGLRPKEDIVSYIDGLKKQ from the coding sequence ATGGTAACGGAATTGAACGAGCAGACCTTCAGCACGTTCGTGAAGCAGGACGGCGTCGTCCTTGTCGACTGCTGGGCCCCCTGGTGCGGCCCCTGCAGGAGGATGGGCCCCATAATCGACCAGCTCTCCGAGGAGCTCCCCGATGTCAAGGTCGGGAAGCTCAACACTGACGAGAACCAGGCGGTCGCCCGCACCTTCGGCATCTCCGCCATCCCCACCCTTCTGTTCTTCGTCGACGGGGTCCAGCAGGAGTCCCTCATCGGCCTCAGGCCGAAAGAGGACATCGTCTCCTACATCGACGGGCTGAAGAAGCAGTGA
- a CDS encoding ArsR family transcriptional regulator, with translation MNRIKVINEPSELVPMLRAVDTPIKREVLKEVTLEWKTADEIEKKFGPEGREATIFFEKMKLVETRWLSTNGNYPEKSYHTYYTSFSINAQWPVYEISDVLAAAMMPEDEYQKIEAQILEKIGTEGKFSGDVAEELGLSSTMLKSLVRRSVKMDYRGHKIEPIKED, from the coding sequence ATGAATAGAATAAAGGTCATCAACGAGCCCTCTGAACTCGTGCCAATGCTCAGGGCCGTTGACACCCCGATCAAACGCGAGGTGCTGAAAGAGGTGACCTTGGAATGGAAGACCGCCGACGAGATCGAGAAGAAGTTCGGTCCCGAAGGCAGGGAGGCCACCATCTTCTTCGAGAAGATGAAACTGGTCGAGACCCGCTGGCTTTCCACCAACGGTAACTATCCGGAGAAATCCTACCATACCTACTACACTTCCTTCAGCATCAACGCCCAGTGGCCGGTCTACGAGATCAGCGATGTCCTGGCCGCCGCCATGATGCCCGAGGATGAGTACCAGAAGATCGAGGCCCAGATACTCGAGAAGATCGGGACTGAAGGTAAGTTCTCCGGCGATGTCGCCGAGGAACTGGGTCTTTCCTCCACCATGCTCAAATCCCTCGTCCGCAGGTCCGTCAAGATGGACTACCGCGGCCACAAGATAGAGCCGATCAAAGAAGACTGA
- a CDS encoding HDIG domain-containing protein, whose translation MSRTGDEKYPSGKQCIQYLWDAGCSKRVVVHCATVRAVADAIAKGIPSADPDLVTAGALLHDIGRSRDHSIMHAYIGSVIVRDLGLPQELVDIVRKHTGAGLDQQDVEEMQLPPGDYMPSTIEEKIVAHADNMVSDNRVVEHTYSVEKLRRKGAERGARRIEDLHRELSAYYGRDLDVLVGELGEYPKIKGVKP comes from the coding sequence TTGTCGAGAACAGGCGATGAGAAGTATCCGAGCGGGAAGCAGTGCATCCAGTACCTCTGGGACGCAGGGTGCTCCAAGCGCGTCGTCGTGCACTGCGCCACCGTCCGCGCGGTCGCCGACGCGATCGCCAAGGGCATACCGTCCGCCGACCCGGACCTGGTCACCGCAGGCGCCCTGCTGCACGATATCGGGAGGTCCAGGGACCACTCGATCATGCATGCGTACATCGGCTCCGTCATCGTCCGCGACCTCGGCCTCCCGCAGGAGCTCGTCGACATCGTCCGGAAGCATACCGGCGCCGGCCTGGACCAGCAGGATGTCGAGGAGATGCAGCTGCCTCCGGGCGACTACATGCCGAGCACCATCGAGGAGAAGATCGTCGCCCACGCGGACAACATGGTGAGCGACAACAGGGTCGTGGAGCACACGTACTCCGTCGAGAAGCTCAGGCGCAAGGGCGCCGAGAGAGGGGCGAGGAGGATCGAGGACCTCCACAGGGAGCTTTCGGCCTACTACGGCCGCGACCTCGACGTCCTGGTCGGGGAGCTCGGGGAGTACCCCAAGATAAAAGGCGTGAAACCCTGA
- a CDS encoding NAD(P)/FAD-dependent oxidoreductase produces MDADVLIIGSGPAGLQAAIHSARRKVSTVLIGRISGSAAYGISVENYFGTAGKAKGIDLLMNGVRQAHSFGCEVLDMNVVSASRGADGMFRIVAESGTEISARAVVLATGVSRNKLNVPGEAEFSNGKGVSYCVSCDCNFYKGRRVAVVGSESEAAIGAEIMTRYASETFWIAKSHDADPALEKKAEAAGAVRIESSVKEIHGDGLVKSVVLEDGTELPVDGVFIELGGRSSADLSMDLGAMPEIDDTLKVEKDCSVPGVPGLFACGDITGRPWQIGKAVGEGVIAGMSAAAYAARAKK; encoded by the coding sequence ATGGACGCCGACGTTCTGATCATCGGGTCCGGGCCGGCAGGCCTCCAGGCCGCCATCCACTCGGCCCGCAGGAAGGTGAGCACGGTCCTCATCGGAAGGATCTCCGGGAGCGCTGCCTACGGCATATCCGTGGAGAACTACTTCGGGACCGCCGGGAAGGCCAAGGGCATAGACCTGCTCATGAACGGCGTCCGCCAGGCGCACTCGTTCGGGTGCGAGGTCCTGGACATGAACGTCGTCTCCGCTTCGCGCGGGGCGGACGGGATGTTCAGGATAGTCGCCGAGTCGGGGACGGAGATCTCCGCGAGGGCGGTCGTCCTCGCCACCGGGGTCTCCCGCAACAAGCTGAACGTCCCGGGAGAGGCCGAGTTCTCGAACGGGAAGGGCGTCAGCTACTGCGTGTCCTGCGACTGCAATTTCTACAAGGGCAGGAGGGTCGCCGTGGTCGGGTCCGAATCGGAGGCCGCCATCGGCGCCGAGATCATGACCAGGTACGCGTCGGAGACCTTCTGGATCGCGAAGTCGCACGATGCGGACCCGGCACTCGAGAAGAAGGCCGAGGCCGCGGGGGCCGTGAGGATAGAGTCGTCGGTGAAGGAGATCCACGGCGACGGGCTCGTGAAGTCCGTGGTCCTGGAGGACGGCACGGAGCTCCCCGTCGACGGCGTGTTCATCGAGCTCGGCGGGAGGTCCTCCGCCGACCTCTCCATGGACCTCGGGGCGATGCCGGAGATCGACGACACCCTGAAGGTGGAGAAGGACTGCTCGGTGCCCGGCGTCCCGGGGCTGTTCGCCTGCGGGGACATCACCGGCAGGCCTTGGCAGATCGGCAAGGCCGTCGGCGAGGGCGTCATCGCGGGGATGTCCGCGGCCGCCTATGCCGCGAGGGCGAAGAAATGA
- a CDS encoding B12-binding domain-containing protein: MATKEEIMDRLSNSVIQYKRADAIAAANECVAEKIDPVDAINDGLVKGMNVIGDLYAQHKIYLPQVLTAASAMYGALDILLPLIPKASLENAKKCVTAVMEGDVHDIGKNIVKTMLTAGGFVVTDLGKDVPPATIAGTVESDGIDIACLSTLMTPTMDNMKKTLDLLNENGVRGNCIVTIGGPPTSPDFAKQIGADHRDNNAQDCVKYLKERV; this comes from the coding sequence ATGGCAACAAAGGAAGAGATAATGGACAGACTGAGCAACTCAGTCATCCAGTACAAGAGGGCGGACGCGATCGCGGCCGCCAACGAGTGCGTTGCAGAGAAGATCGACCCCGTGGACGCCATCAACGACGGCCTCGTCAAGGGGATGAACGTCATCGGCGACCTCTACGCACAGCACAAGATCTACCTGCCGCAGGTCCTGACGGCCGCCTCCGCCATGTACGGGGCGCTGGACATCCTGCTGCCGCTGATCCCCAAGGCATCCCTCGAGAACGCGAAGAAGTGCGTGACCGCCGTCATGGAGGGGGATGTGCACGACATCGGGAAGAACATCGTGAAGACGATGCTCACCGCCGGAGGCTTCGTGGTCACCGACCTCGGCAAGGACGTGCCTCCCGCGACCATCGCCGGCACCGTCGAGTCCGACGGCATCGACATCGCGTGCCTGAGCACGCTGATGACCCCCACCATGGACAACATGAAGAAGACCCTCGATCTTCTGAACGAGAACGGTGTGCGCGGGAACTGCATCGTCACCATCGGCGGGCCCCCGACTTCGCCCGACTTCGCCAAGCAGATCGGAGCGGACCATAGGGACAACAATGCGCAGGATTGCGTCAAGTACCTCAAGGAGCGTGTCTGA
- a CDS encoding tRNA (cytidine(56)-2'-O)-methyltransferase (catalyzes the S-adenosyl-methionine-dependent 2'-O-ribose methylation of C56 in tRNA transcripts), whose amino-acid sequence MGDIWVLRIGHRPERDKRVTTHVALTARALGAKGIYVDTADPVLEENIRSTVQRFGGDFTIKTGVAWDDVIGSFKGKIVHLTMYGQRADIAIPRIPTDEDILVIVGATKVPMCIYERADFNVSVGNQPHSEISAMAIFLYVYTGGKHLYEYREGGEIAVVPNERGKTVVENRR is encoded by the coding sequence ATGGGAGACATCTGGGTCCTGCGCATAGGGCACCGTCCCGAGCGCGACAAGCGCGTTACCACGCATGTGGCGCTGACGGCGAGGGCCCTCGGCGCCAAGGGCATCTACGTCGATACCGCGGACCCGGTGCTGGAGGAGAACATCCGCAGCACCGTCCAGAGGTTCGGCGGCGATTTCACGATCAAGACCGGGGTCGCCTGGGACGACGTCATCGGCTCCTTCAAGGGCAAGATCGTCCACCTCACCATGTACGGGCAGAGGGCGGACATCGCCATACCCAGGATACCCACGGACGAGGATATCCTCGTCATCGTCGGGGCGACCAAGGTCCCGATGTGCATATATGAGAGGGCGGACTTCAACGTCTCCGTAGGGAACCAGCCGCATTCGGAGATCTCCGCCATGGCGATCTTCCTGTACGTGTATACGGGCGGGAAGCACCTGTACGAGTACAGGGAGGGCGGCGAGATCGCCGTCGTTCCCAATGAAAGGGGGAAGACCGTTGTCGAGAACAGGCGATGA
- a CDS encoding hydantoinase/oxoprolinase family protein, producing MAMALGLGIDTGGTNTDAAVVDLDTMRIWDRSVSPTTRDDLTVGISRALDGLDRDLLDRISLVSLSSTLATNTIVEGKGGRAGLICIGRGYSDRSFGGPCCVIKGSHDLDGNETEPFDEAACREFLQSLAGSVDAVAVSGYLSVRNPAHEDRAAYLAREILGVPVVCGHELSSGLGFNERTTTALMNARLIPIIAELIRAMQESLRGRGINAPLMIVKGDGSVMSSAAAALHPVETVLSGPASSLVGAYAITGEKDMLMVDVGGTTTDIGLLKDGFPRLEKEGASIGGRRTRVLAAAMSTFGIGGDSRILVNGTRPMMTSLKVIPVCAAAERWPHVKEVLGQLKDRRPSAAFESVEPDLIRQETELFAAARPPASEELTDYERKLLGRLRESPMTAAEAEEFTGTMGIAYSLSKMEKLGLVTRIGVTPTDLLHAEGSFTEFDRTASEAAVSYLARKSRMTQADFVAKMKEAVVQKIASCIMEHLLTEEGVTDPAKRAGELIAKTASRDPDPDYTMSLHIARTIVGIGAPVSAWLPPVAKLFGAKLVISRNADIGNAVGAVAGMVTVTEDVLIRPAAGSVSANPACIVFTKKGKREFPDFDTAVGYAKTVGAEEVRRRAAESGAGNVLLEYQIRKKTYRNEFEGGAYSLLEANVLVRASGKPSLSRDGDPSPGAARGGGLPARRPVIGCWADHLCPSVVSFKY from the coding sequence ATGGCCATGGCCTTGGGCCTTGGCATCGACACGGGCGGCACCAACACCGATGCCGCCGTCGTCGACCTCGATACCATGCGCATCTGGGACAGGTCCGTCTCCCCCACCACGAGGGACGACCTCACCGTCGGGATATCCCGGGCCCTCGACGGGCTCGACCGGGACCTCCTGGACAGGATATCCCTCGTCTCCCTGTCATCCACCCTCGCCACCAACACCATCGTCGAGGGCAAGGGCGGGCGCGCAGGGCTGATATGCATCGGGCGCGGCTACAGCGACCGCTCCTTCGGCGGGCCCTGCTGCGTCATAAAGGGGTCGCACGACCTCGACGGCAACGAGACCGAGCCTTTCGACGAGGCCGCCTGCAGGGAGTTCCTGCAAAGCCTGGCCGGGAGCGTGGACGCCGTCGCGGTGTCCGGGTACCTGAGCGTCAGGAACCCGGCCCACGAGGACCGGGCGGCCTACCTCGCCCGCGAGATCCTGGGCGTGCCCGTGGTCTGCGGGCATGAGCTGTCCTCCGGGCTGGGGTTCAACGAGAGGACCACGACGGCCCTGATGAACGCCCGCCTGATACCTATCATCGCCGAGCTGATCCGCGCAATGCAGGAGTCCCTCCGCGGGCGCGGCATAAACGCCCCGCTGATGATCGTGAAGGGGGACGGATCGGTCATGAGCTCTGCGGCCGCCGCCCTGCATCCGGTCGAGACCGTCCTCTCGGGGCCGGCCTCCAGCCTGGTGGGGGCGTACGCCATCACCGGGGAGAAGGACATGCTGATGGTCGATGTCGGCGGCACCACCACCGATATCGGCCTGCTGAAGGACGGTTTCCCCCGCCTCGAGAAGGAAGGGGCGTCCATCGGGGGCAGGCGCACCCGCGTCCTCGCCGCCGCCATGTCCACCTTCGGCATAGGCGGGGACAGCAGGATCCTGGTCAACGGGACCCGCCCGATGATGACCTCCCTGAAGGTCATCCCGGTCTGCGCCGCGGCGGAGAGATGGCCGCACGTGAAGGAGGTCCTCGGGCAGCTAAAGGACAGGAGGCCGTCCGCCGCCTTCGAATCGGTGGAGCCTGACCTCATCAGGCAGGAGACCGAGCTGTTCGCCGCCGCCAGGCCCCCTGCCTCGGAGGAGCTCACGGACTACGAACGGAAGCTCCTGGGACGTTTGAGGGAATCCCCGATGACCGCCGCCGAGGCGGAGGAGTTCACGGGGACCATGGGAATAGCGTACTCGCTCAGCAAGATGGAGAAGCTCGGCCTCGTCACCAGGATCGGCGTGACGCCGACGGACCTGCTGCACGCCGAAGGCTCCTTCACAGAGTTCGACAGGACGGCCTCGGAGGCCGCGGTATCCTACCTCGCCAGGAAGTCCCGCATGACCCAGGCCGACTTCGTCGCCAAGATGAAGGAGGCTGTGGTGCAGAAGATCGCATCCTGCATCATGGAGCACCTGCTGACCGAGGAAGGGGTCACGGACCCGGCAAAGCGCGCCGGGGAGCTCATCGCCAAGACGGCCTCCCGGGACCCGGACCCAGACTACACGATGTCCCTGCATATCGCCCGCACGATCGTGGGGATCGGGGCGCCGGTGTCCGCGTGGCTCCCGCCCGTGGCCAAGCTGTTCGGGGCCAAACTGGTGATCTCCAGGAACGCCGACATCGGGAACGCCGTGGGGGCCGTCGCCGGGATGGTGACGGTCACCGAGGACGTGCTCATCAGGCCGGCGGCGGGGAGCGTATCGGCCAACCCGGCCTGCATCGTGTTCACGAAGAAGGGCAAGCGCGAGTTCCCTGACTTCGACACCGCCGTCGGATATGCCAAGACCGTGGGGGCCGAGGAGGTGCGCCGCCGCGCGGCCGAATCGGGCGCCGGTAACGTCCTCCTGGAGTATCAGATCAGGAAGAAGACCTACCGCAACGAGTTCGAGGGAGGCGCCTACTCGCTGCTGGAGGCGAACGTCCTGGTCAGGGCCAGCGGGAAGCCGAGCCTCAGCAGGGACGGAGACCCGTCCCCCGGCGCCGCGCGAGGCGGCGGACTCCCTGCCCGACGGCCTGTCATCGGCTGCTGGGCTGATCATTTATGTCCATCAGTAGTATCTTTTAAATATTGA
- a CDS encoding MFS transporter: MSNGDRGPSTTAKYGIATFAILAAAYFLVYFHRTTGGALSETFADRYGVSPSAVALLASTYLIAYTVMQIPSGMLTDRWGPRRTATAAVSLIAAGSAMTALSDWTDEFMLMVIGRFIIGFGAASIFIPMMRVLAVWFRKDRFATMNGIILLIGNVGAIAAATPMYEMTDALGIGEAYILLAAVTVMVAACCWVIVRDSPRDRGLGSLDAGAEERIPARRAIATVLGGRMRFWPLAASMFFFFGTMMMWQASQAGSFYTNVYGYGEHDASIMVMMIGIGSLFGCPVGGVLSDRVLRSRKAVAMLGTGGYAAVWAAMWLTAGRDAFSPEVFQGSMNFLFGFFSGFLVATVAQIKECFPSSLSAMSVACMHTFTFIGGALAVATCGFVVADSTVAEFQTLCLIAAVMAFLSFACEAVSVEDGPDDSLSSDPAVGYIVYLTEMGEDGGFLRRRRYRTQGQ, encoded by the coding sequence TTGTCAAACGGGGACAGAGGCCCTTCGACCACCGCGAAGTACGGCATCGCGACCTTCGCCATATTGGCGGCAGCATATTTCCTGGTCTATTTCCATAGGACGACAGGAGGAGCGCTATCCGAGACCTTCGCGGACCGCTACGGGGTCAGCCCGTCAGCTGTGGCGCTCCTCGCTTCGACCTATCTGATCGCATACACTGTCATGCAGATACCCAGCGGGATGCTGACGGACCGCTGGGGGCCCCGCAGGACGGCCACCGCGGCCGTGTCCCTGATAGCCGCCGGCTCCGCCATGACCGCCCTCTCCGATTGGACCGATGAGTTCATGCTCATGGTCATCGGGAGGTTCATCATCGGTTTCGGGGCGGCGTCCATATTCATACCGATGATGAGGGTCCTCGCCGTTTGGTTCAGGAAGGACCGCTTCGCGACGATGAACGGCATCATCCTGCTTATCGGGAACGTCGGAGCCATCGCCGCCGCCACGCCGATGTACGAGATGACCGACGCCCTCGGCATAGGCGAGGCGTACATCCTCCTCGCGGCGGTCACCGTGATGGTGGCAGCGTGCTGCTGGGTCATCGTGCGCGACAGCCCCAGGGACAGGGGCCTCGGGTCCCTGGACGCAGGGGCGGAGGAGAGGATCCCCGCCCGCCGCGCTATCGCCACCGTCCTGGGGGGCAGGATGAGGTTCTGGCCCCTGGCCGCCAGCATGTTCTTCTTCTTCGGGACCATGATGATGTGGCAGGCATCGCAGGCCGGGTCTTTCTACACCAACGTCTACGGATACGGCGAGCACGACGCGAGCATCATGGTCATGATGATCGGGATCGGGTCCCTTTTCGGATGCCCGGTCGGCGGCGTGCTGTCCGACAGGGTGCTGCGCTCGAGGAAGGCCGTCGCCATGCTCGGAACCGGCGGGTACGCCGCGGTGTGGGCCGCCATGTGGCTCACCGCCGGCAGGGACGCGTTCTCCCCGGAGGTGTTCCAAGGGTCGATGAACTTCCTCTTCGGGTTCTTCTCCGGCTTCCTGGTGGCCACCGTGGCCCAGATCAAGGAATGCTTCCCGTCGTCACTCTCCGCAATGTCTGTGGCCTGCATGCATACGTTCACGTTCATCGGCGGGGCCCTGGCGGTCGCCACCTGCGGGTTCGTGGTCGCGGATTCCACCGTGGCCGAGTTCCAGACCCTCTGCCTGATAGCCGCCGTCATGGCCTTCCTCTCGTTCGCCTGCGAGGCGGTGTCCGTAGAGGACGGGCCGGACGACAGCCTGAGCAGCGACCCGGCGGTCGGGTACATCGTGTACCTCACCGAGATGGGGGAGGACGGCGGGTTCCTGCGCAGGCGCCGATACCGAACGCAAGGTCAATAA
- a CDS encoding GAF domain-containing protein: MYSVLIDAESEVGARIGRYVPNISKDIGLTFARGAQDAAARIAEGGIDVVVCEHTQGSDAFSFFDSMLRGPGGSLPFILLSETKDADLAIRAMDSRMDYYLPEDTPNFFIELVSRIKLAAERHRSAEQREHSMERSEATVGMMSMRGSPLEDIMGRALEEALKLSRSKVGYIATFNCSSKKLKMIAWSISAMIDSRLKNPPRIYDLDKTGIWGEPIRIMKPVIVNDYDAETVHKKKGTPPGHIKIKRLMMIPVIINGIPVGTAGVANKETDNTDEDEEQFRLFIGNLFSFYEQNIREDASRITENRMIDLIDVLPLGIATLNSAGTFIQSNYAADTYLGPENGGLLNMSLESLEGDGAALIRSLLPKTGPGSPTKSGYFRYARGGRCADIFVTVAYLNNESEGVFWLVSMSDVSVLIRSAGRLRQVRNSVRYFSAYSGHILSKVDDNIGQVLKTTGDGEERTSLERSRRAIGDLIRYFRAESAIGQRLPVWMPLSACASGRPDGFSVAFSADGFSVLADPVFPSMFESLYEASMLRGSDSASVSASEDGAGHLVIAYRSDYPGASENARSNTGGTSDGPYEAIARDIAETSGFRYSSSTAGGTLEVRVTVPGESYSKSTGRDA, encoded by the coding sequence ATGTATTCGGTGCTGATAGATGCCGAGTCCGAGGTCGGCGCCCGCATCGGCAGGTATGTCCCGAATATAAGCAAGGACATCGGCCTGACCTTCGCCCGCGGGGCCCAGGATGCTGCTGCGAGGATCGCGGAGGGAGGCATCGATGTCGTCGTCTGCGAGCATACGCAGGGGTCCGACGCCTTCTCCTTCTTCGACAGCATGCTCAGGGGACCCGGCGGCAGTCTTCCGTTCATACTGCTGTCCGAGACCAAGGACGCGGACCTTGCCATCCGCGCCATGGACTCGCGCATGGACTACTACCTCCCTGAGGACACCCCGAACTTCTTCATCGAGCTCGTGTCCCGCATAAAGTTGGCCGCCGAGAGGCACCGCTCGGCCGAGCAGAGGGAGCACTCAATGGAGAGGTCGGAGGCCACCGTCGGGATGATGAGCATGAGGGGGAGCCCGCTGGAGGACATCATGGGGCGCGCCCTCGAGGAGGCCCTGAAGCTCAGCCGGAGCAAGGTGGGGTACATCGCGACCTTCAACTGCTCGTCCAAGAAGCTCAAGATGATCGCGTGGTCGATTTCCGCGATGATCGACAGCCGGCTGAAGAACCCCCCGCGCATATACGACCTCGATAAGACGGGGATATGGGGGGAGCCCATACGCATCATGAAGCCGGTGATCGTCAACGATTACGACGCCGAGACGGTGCATAAGAAGAAGGGGACGCCTCCCGGCCATATCAAGATCAAGAGGCTGATGATGATCCCGGTGATCATCAACGGCATACCCGTCGGGACCGCAGGGGTCGCGAACAAGGAGACCGACAACACCGACGAGGACGAGGAGCAGTTCAGGCTCTTCATTGGCAACCTGTTCTCGTTCTACGAGCAGAACATAAGGGAAGATGCCTCGCGTATAACGGAGAACAGGATGATCGACCTCATCGACGTCCTCCCGCTGGGGATCGCCACCCTGAACTCCGCGGGGACGTTCATCCAATCGAATTATGCCGCGGACACCTATCTCGGCCCGGAGAACGGGGGGCTCCTTAACATGTCCCTAGAATCATTGGAAGGGGACGGTGCGGCGCTGATACGCTCCCTGCTCCCGAAGACCGGCCCGGGCTCCCCGACCAAGTCCGGGTATTTCAGATACGCCCGCGGCGGCCGCTGCGCCGATATCTTCGTGACCGTGGCCTATCTGAACAACGAGAGCGAGGGGGTGTTCTGGCTGGTGTCGATGTCCGATGTGTCGGTGCTCATCAGATCGGCAGGGAGGCTGAGGCAGGTGCGGAACTCCGTCCGCTACTTCTCTGCCTACTCGGGCCACATCCTGTCGAAGGTGGACGATAACATAGGGCAGGTCCTGAAAACGACGGGGGACGGGGAGGAGCGTACGTCGCTGGAAAGGTCCCGCCGCGCGATCGGGGACCTCATCCGGTACTTCAGAGCGGAGTCCGCCATAGGGCAGAGGCTCCCGGTATGGATGCCGCTGAGCGCCTGCGCCTCCGGGAGGCCCGATGGGTTCTCCGTCGCGTTCTCCGCGGACGGGTTCAGCGTCCTGGCGGACCCGGTGTTCCCGAGCATGTTCGAGAGCCTCTATGAAGCATCGATGCTCCGCGGGTCCGACTCGGCATCCGTCTCGGCCTCGGAGGACGGGGCCGGGCATCTCGTCATCGCCTACCGGAGCGATTATCCCGGTGCTTCCGAGAACGCGCGTTCGAATACCGGCGGCACTTCCGACGGCCCGTACGAGGCGATCGCGAGGGACATCGCCGAGACCTCGGGGTTCAGGTACAGCTCCAGCACCGCGGGCGGCACGCTCGAGGTCAGGGTGACCGTGCCCGGCGAGAGCTATTCCAAGAGCACCGGGCGGGACGCCTGA
- a CDS encoding uroporphyrinogen decarboxylase family protein has protein sequence MSSVKEMKPKERALAALSGEKTDCLPTYPIACGVCRRFIGDGHMKYSEWCNDPEKFAEAFLQGQKHFNMDFAIGLMDLSVMAGDLGAHVRMDEQNTPFVDGHIIHSMEDYEKLEVPDITKGRTGVLIKGTELIAKKLKDQVVTSAFVEGPLLALSQTAGAEQLFMDMFSDPKPIHKALEVTTEYDKQIVEALGKTGIEALCWDYLWGNYACLGDQEYGEFEGDKYAPFLNEQTKKNGMAVAIHNCADLPHLDTQIKKFKPSLYSMAYYPLIAGSPTAAETIEKGYSDHCLVAGNLDPQIFMRDTPAQCEEATKNLCQEVKTALCKRGLNSGYCIASGCEVPPSVNCRLEDIKAVVDADRKYGRMEY, from the coding sequence ATGTCCTCCGTCAAGGAGATGAAGCCCAAGGAGAGGGCGCTCGCGGCCCTCTCGGGAGAGAAGACCGATTGCCTCCCCACCTACCCGATCGCGTGCGGGGTCTGCAGGAGGTTCATCGGCGACGGGCATATGAAGTACAGCGAGTGGTGCAACGACCCGGAGAAGTTCGCCGAGGCGTTCCTCCAGGGACAGAAGCACTTCAACATGGACTTCGCTATCGGGCTGATGGACCTGTCCGTCATGGCCGGCGACCTGGGCGCCCATGTCAGGATGGACGAGCAGAACACCCCGTTCGTCGACGGCCACATCATCCATTCCATGGAGGACTACGAGAAGCTCGAGGTCCCGGACATCACCAAGGGCAGGACCGGGGTCCTCATCAAGGGGACCGAGCTGATAGCCAAGAAGCTCAAGGACCAGGTGGTCACATCCGCCTTCGTCGAGGGGCCTCTCCTGGCACTGTCCCAGACCGCGGGCGCCGAGCAGCTCTTCATGGACATGTTCAGCGACCCGAAGCCCATCCACAAGGCGCTCGAGGTCACCACGGAGTACGACAAGCAGATTGTCGAGGCGCTCGGGAAGACCGGCATCGAAGCGCTCTGCTGGGACTACCTCTGGGGCAACTACGCCTGTCTGGGAGACCAGGAGTACGGGGAGTTCGAGGGCGACAAGTACGCTCCCTTCCTCAACGAGCAGACGAAGAAGAACGGCATGGCCGTCGCCATCCACAACTGCGCCGACCTGCCCCACCTCGATACCCAGATCAAGAAGTTCAAGCCCTCGCTCTACTCGATGGCCTACTACCCGCTGATCGCCGGATCGCCGACGGCCGCGGAGACCATAGAGAAGGGGTACAGCGACCACTGCCTCGTCGCCGGCAACCTCGACCCGCAGATCTTCATGAGGGACACCCCCGCCCAGTGCGAGGAGGCCACGAAGAACCTGTGCCAGGAGGTCAAGACCGCCCTCTGCAAGAGGGGGCTAAACTCCGGATACTGCATAGCCAGCGGATGCGAGGTGCCTCCGTCGGTGAACTGCAGGCTCGAGGACATCAAGGCCGTCGTCGACGCCGACAGGAAGTACGGCAGGATGGAATACTGA